A genomic window from Betta splendens chromosome 24, fBetSpl5.4, whole genome shotgun sequence includes:
- the chrna2b gene encoding neuronal acetylcholine receptor subunit alpha-2 isoform X2 — protein sequence MKFGSWTYDKAKIDLERIENTVDLNNYWESGEWAIINAVGTYNTKKYDCCHEIYPDITYFFIIRRLPLFYTINLIIPCLLISCLTVLVFYLPSDCGEKITLCISVLLSLTVFLLLITEIIPSTSLVIPLIGEYLLFTMIFVTLSIVITVFVLNVHHRSPSTHKMPRWVHSVFLDLIPRWLFMRRPAPDGRRRRLLLLQHGHGRIAGFRPGACLSTSANWLREGSWEVPERSCYEDLELGTLTSYFSFRPPSPRPPGSTPPPQQKTTPNSLNRQEVPGGAERQLAGSRLNPAPRQTNADSTVSEPTFLLSPSVIRALEGVHYIADHLRAEDADFSVKEDWKYVAMVIDRIFLWMFIIVCLLGTIGLFLPPWLAGMI from the exons ATGAAGTTCGGCTCGTGGACCTACGACAAGGCCAAGATCGACCTGGAGCGCATTGAAAACACGGTGGATCTGAACAACTACTGGGAGAGCGGCGAGTGGGCCATCATCAACGCTGTGGGGACGTACAATACAAAGAAGTACGACTGCTGCCATGAGATCTACCCAGACATCACCTACTTCTTCATCATCCGCCGGCTCCCTCTGTTCTACACCATCAATCTCATCATCCCGTGTTTGCTGATCTCCTGCCTCACCGTCCTGGTGTTCTACCTGCCCTCAGACTGCGGCGAGAAGATCACTCTGTgcatctctgtgctgctgtccctcaccgtcttcctcctcctcatcacagaGATCATACCGTCCACGTCCCTCGTCATCCCGCTCATCGGCGAGTACCTCCTCTTCACCATGATCTTCGTCACCCTCTCCATCGTCATCACCGTCTTCGTGCTCAACGTGCACCATCGCTCGCCCAGCACGCACAAGATGCCCCGCTGGGTCCACTCCGTGTTCCTGGACCTGATCCCGCGCTGGCTCTTCATGCGGCGGCCCGCCCCGgacggccggcgccggcgcctgctgctcctccagcacggCCACGGCCGGATCGCCGGGTTCAGACCCGGCGCCTGCCTCAGCACCTCAGCCAACTGGCTGCGAGAGGGGTCCTGGGAGGTCCCGGAGAGGAGCTGCTACGAGGACCTGGAGCTGGGGACTCTGACCTCGTACTTCTCCTTCCGCCCCCCCTCGCCCAGACCCCCGGGGTCTACTCCTCCCCCGCAGCAGAAGACCACGCCCAACAGCCTGAACCGGCAGGAGGTGCCCGGGGGGGCGGAGAGGCAGCTAGCAGGAAGCAGACTCAACCCCGCGCCTCGGCAGACAAACGCTGACAGTACTGTGTCCGAGCCAACGTTCCTGCTGTCGCCCAGCGTCATACGGGCTTTAGAAGGTGTGCACTACATCGCAGATCACCTGAGGGCTGAGGATGCAGACTTCAGC GTGAAAGAAGACTGGAAGTACGTTGCCATGGTGATCGACCGCATCTTCCTGTGGATGTTCATCATCGTGTGCCTGCTCGGGACCATCGGCCTCTTCCTGCCCCCGTGGCTCGCGGGCATGATCTAg
- the ptk2bb gene encoding protein tyrosine kinase 2 beta, b gives MYEVMSGETLSWKGPCPKTEPSPPEPQPSVDGGLMKIIKVCFCTNNNLGKNFKLVKCDSTWQVRAIIRSILVSGRLGPNVEHVGSYGLLLKHLKSAELHWLHPDLTVGEVEQRYESHHVEAEWRYDLRIRYIPVNFLETFKDDRSTLLYFYQQVRSDYMQFHASKVSDGMALQLGCLELRRFYKDMNAKGLEKKSNLDLLEKEVGLELFFPQQLINSMKPKQLRKMMLQTFQQYAALREDDCMVKFFETLKDFVSYDEEVFPCELVQGWSLSVELVIGGRGIRQRTQKNAAASFLADFKQIKKVQCLSQGDGKALLKIDVEGARQCLSISVASDSAAENLMDLIDGYCRLESNTEGTVIYRPNKDVSLRCSLPEIPTSRDRSSYRQSMGSDIYCEIPDERPKPVVKYGISRHDIVLGRILGEGFFGEVYDGVYKNPNGERTNVAVKTCKDCSPDVMEKFMSEAVIMKTLNHPHIVKLIGIIEENPVWIVMELYPYGELGNYLTQNKNKLTNTTLVLFSLQICKALVYLGGVSVVHRDIAVRNVLVASADCVKLGDFGLSRYIENEEYYKASVTRMPIKWMAPESINFRRFTTASDVWMFAVCVWEIMSRGNQPFHWLENRDVINQLEQGIRLPKPENCPPALYSLMTRCWAYDPKERPSFTDLVVKISDVHKMEKEQEVERERERTRSTKFFDPKFTVSEPPPKPSRLLPGPRFGNALSVGLHMQLNEALCASSPNLASPSEYQSPVDSMSMLTVPLKSPRPRSMGEKEFPLVEPNSWEDAQLLWRREKQTLQETLRQQKVDMMEDEKWLKTEKKLLDPMVAVNIIVPEPPEPEPEHAPPEKPPRLTAQPAPTAELDRSDDKVYTCVMELVRVVVQLKNDITTLEPEQYINIIKVVGKALRDLICSVDDVLPSLHTSVKTEIEGTQKLLNKDMAELISKMKLAQQNTITSLKEECKKQMLAAAHTLAVDSKNMLDAVDQARVRANLAKPAPV, from the exons ATGTATGAGGTGATGTCCGGCGAGACCCTCTCCTGGAAGGGTCCGTGTCCAAAAACGGAGCCCAGTCCCCCCGAGCCGCAGCCCAGCGTCGACGGCGGACTGATGAAGATCATCAAAGTGTGCTtctgcaccaacaacaacctggGCAAGAACTTCAAGCTGGTCAAATGCGACAGCACCTGGCAAGTCAGG GCCATCATCCGCTCCATTCTGGTCAGCGGGCGCCTGGGGCCCAACGTGGAGCACGTGGGCTCCTACGGCCTCCTGCTGAAGCACCTGAAGTCTGCCGAGCTCCACTGGCTGCATCCAGATCTGACGGtgggggaggtggagcagcGCTACGAGAGCCACCACGTGGAGGCCGAGTGGAG GTACGACCTTCGCATCCGGTACATCCCCGTCAACTTCCTGGAGACGTTCAAAGACGACAGGTCCACGCTGCTGTACTTCTACCAGCAG GTCCGGAGCGATTACATGCAGTTTCACGCCAGCAAGGTCAGCGACGGGATGGCGCTGCAGCTCGGATGCTTGGAGCTCAG GAGGTTCTATAAGGACATGAATGCAAAGGGACTAGAGAAGAAGTCCAACCTTGATCTGCTCGA AAAAGAAGTGGGTCTGGAATTGTTTTTCCCCCAGCAGCTGATTAACAGCATGAAG CCGAAGCAGCTGCGGAAGATGATGCTGCAGACGTTCCAGCAGTACGCCGCGCTCCGCGAGGACGACTGCATGGTCAAGTTCTTCGAGACCCTCAAGGACTTCGTCAGCTACGACGAAGAGGTGTTCCCGTGCGAGCTCGTG CAAGGCTGGAGTTTGTCGGTGGAGCTGGTGATCGGTGGGAGGGGCATTCGGCAGCGGACGCAGAAGAACGCGGCG GCTTCGTTTCTCGCCGACTTCAAACAGATCAAGAAAGTGCAGTGCTTGTCGCAGGGCGACGGCAAGGCGCTCCTCAAAATCGACGTGGAGGGAGCGCGACAG TGCCTGTCCATCAGCGTGGCCTCGGACTCCGCCGCGGAGAACCTGATGGACCTCATCGACGGCTACTGCCGCCTGGAGAGCAACACCGAGGGCACGGTCATCTACAGGCCCAACAAAG ATGTGAGTCTGCGCTGTTCCCTCCCCGAGATTCCTACAAG cagagacCGCAGCTCGTACAGACAGAGTATGG GGTCAGACATCTACTGTGAGATTCCTGATGAAAGGCCAAAGCCAG TGGTGAAGTACGGGATCAGCCGACACGACATCGTGCTCGGGCGAATCCTCGGCGAGGGATTTTTCGGGGAAGTCTACGACGGCGTCTACAAGAACCCC AACGGGGAGCGGACGAACGTGGCGGTGAAAACCTGCAAAGACTGCTCGCCCGACGTGATGGAGAAGTTCATGAGTGAAGCAG TAATTATGAAGACCCTCAACCACCCCCACATCGTCAAGCTGATTGGGATCATAGAGGAGAATCCTGTGTGGATCGTCATGGAGCTGTATCCTTATGGAGAG ctcGGGAACTACCTGACTCAGAACAAGAACAAGCTGACGAACACGACCCTGGTGCTGTTCAGCCTGCAGATATGCAAGGCCCTGGTCTACCTCGGAGGGGTCAGCGTGGTGCACAG GGACATCGCCGTGAGGAACGTGCTCGTCGCCAGCGCCGACTGTGTGAAGCTCGGGGACTTTGGCCTGTCGAGGTACATCGAAAATGAAGAATACTACAAAG cgtctgtgacTCGGATGCCCATCAAGTGGATGGCCCCCGAATCCATCAACTTCAGACGCTTCACCACCGCCAGTGATGTCTGGATGTTCG ctgtgtgtgtgtgggagataATGAGCCGAGGGAACCAGCCGTTCCACTGGCTGGAGAACAGGGACGTCATCAACCAACTAGAGCAGGGCATCCGTCTGCCCAAACCAGAAAACTGCCCCCCCGCCCTCTACTCCCTGATGACGCGCTGCTGGGCCTACGACCCCAAAGAGAGGCCGTCCTTCACCGACCTGGTGGTCAAGATCAG TGACGTCCACAagatggagaaggagcaggaagtggagcggGAGCGGGAAAGAACGCGCTCCACAAAGTTCTTCGACCCCAAGTTCACAGTGAGCGAGCCTCCTCCCAAG CCTTCCAGGTTGTTACCTGGGCCCCGGTTTGGGAACGCGCTCAGTGTTGGCCTGCACATGCAG CTGAACGAGGCTCTGTGTGCCAGCTCGCCCAACCTGGCCAGCCCGTCCGAGTACCAGTCCCCCGTGGACTCCATGAGCATGCTCACCGTGCCGCTCAAGTCCCCTCGGCCCCGCAGCATGGGG GAGAAGGAGTTTCCTCTGGTGGAGCCGAACAGTTGGGAGGACGCCCAGCTCCTTTggaggagggagaaacagaCCTTGCAGGAGACTCTCCGTCAGCAGAAAGTTGACATGATGGAGGATGAGAAGTGGCTGAAGACCGAGAAGAAACTTCTG GATCCCATGGTAGCAGTGAACATCATCGTCCCAGAG CCGCCTGAGCCTGAACCGGAGCACG CTCCGCCAGAGAAGCCGCCCCGGCTCACAGCACAG CCTGCACCTACAGCCGAGCTGGACCGCTCCGACGACAAGGTGTACACGTGTGTCATGGAGCTGGTCCGAGTTGTTGTCCAGCTCAAAAACGACATCACCACCTTGGAGCCAGAGCAATATATCAACATTATCAAG GTTGTGGGGAAGGCTTTACGAGATCTGATCTGCAGCGTGGATGACGTTCTGCCCTCCTTACACACGTCTGTCAAAACCGAG ATCGAGGGCACCCAGAAGCTGCTCAACAAAGACATGGCGGAGCTGATCAGCAAGATGAAGCTGGCCCAGCAGAACACCATCACCTCCCTGAAGGAGGAGTGCAAGAAGCAGATGCTGGCCGCGGCGCACACCCTGGCCGTGGACAGCAAGAACATGCTGGACGCCGTGGACCAGGCCAGGGTCCGGGCCAACCTGGCCAAGCCCGCGCCCGTCTAG
- the LOC114849743 gene encoding bcl-2-modifying factor isoform X1, which yields MRTGPGTLLFFSSVSITSQHERILTSTRSGTSPLRRRMDDEEEDMSRPISQHWGTPFMDVKYEDRATQIAAGQAPAGTTAASRSHDNNNSGVNALPCGLLRQPHVPFHGNAGLRSHFPAQFEPMEDRGGRRVRVEEGEGRGQDDHRAAPRPEEQAGLSVEVQIGRKLREIGDRFQQDHLELVVRHQRDNLPLWMRLTMAVFGFLFPREVFIPRLRGEQR from the exons ATGAGGACTGGACCAGGcacattgttatttttttcctccgTCTCAATAACATCACAGCATGAGCGCATCTTAACCAGCACACGATCAG GGACTTCACCGCTGAGGCGTCGCatggatgatgaggaggaggacatgTCACGGCCTATCTCGCAGCACTGGGGAACGCCCTTCATGGACGTCAAGTACGAGGACCGAGCCACGCAGATCGCAGCCGGACAGGCGCCCGCCGGCACCACCGCCGCCTCGCGGAGccacgacaacaacaacagcggcGTCAACGCGCTGCCCTGCGGCCTGCTCCGGCAGCCCCACGTACCGTTTCACG GCAACGCTGGATTACGCTCACATTTCCCAGCTCAGTTCGAGCCGATGGAGGACCGGGGAGGGAGGCGGGTccgagtggaggagggagagggcagAGGGCAGGACGATCACCGGGCGGCGCCGAGGCCCGAGGAGCAGGCAGGGCTGAGCGTGGAGGTGCAAATCGGCCGCAAACTCCGGGAGATCGGCGACAGGTTCCAGCAGGACCACCTGGAGCTG GTTGTAAGGCACCAGAGGGACAACCTGCCCCTGTGGATGCGCCTCACCATGGCCGTGTTCGGCTTCCTGTTCCCCAGAGAGGTCTTCATCCCCCGCCTGAGAGGGGAGCAGAGGTGA
- the LOC114849743 gene encoding bcl-2-modifying factor isoform X2: MDDEEEDMSRPISQHWGTPFMDVKYEDRATQIAAGQAPAGTTAASRSHDNNNSGVNALPCGLLRQPHVPFHGNAGLRSHFPAQFEPMEDRGGRRVRVEEGEGRGQDDHRAAPRPEEQAGLSVEVQIGRKLREIGDRFQQDHLELVVRHQRDNLPLWMRLTMAVFGFLFPREVFIPRLRGEQR; this comes from the exons atggatgatgaggaggaggacatgTCACGGCCTATCTCGCAGCACTGGGGAACGCCCTTCATGGACGTCAAGTACGAGGACCGAGCCACGCAGATCGCAGCCGGACAGGCGCCCGCCGGCACCACCGCCGCCTCGCGGAGccacgacaacaacaacagcggcGTCAACGCGCTGCCCTGCGGCCTGCTCCGGCAGCCCCACGTACCGTTTCACG GCAACGCTGGATTACGCTCACATTTCCCAGCTCAGTTCGAGCCGATGGAGGACCGGGGAGGGAGGCGGGTccgagtggaggagggagagggcagAGGGCAGGACGATCACCGGGCGGCGCCGAGGCCCGAGGAGCAGGCAGGGCTGAGCGTGGAGGTGCAAATCGGCCGCAAACTCCGGGAGATCGGCGACAGGTTCCAGCAGGACCACCTGGAGCTG GTTGTAAGGCACCAGAGGGACAACCTGCCCCTGTGGATGCGCCTCACCATGGCCGTGTTCGGCTTCCTGTTCCCCAGAGAGGTCTTCATCCCCCGCCTGAGAGGGGAGCAGAGGTGA